The Chthonomonas sp. genome includes a window with the following:
- a CDS encoding AAA family ATPase, with amino-acid sequence MSEHGDQLEKIVQKLEELAGQDTKARAYLDALQEQLKAQARRAEERDELLAKYEEAYQKLTQPANRIGIFLRELEGEKILICQGDSEMVALCDPAVDRATLRAGTRVLLNEAYAVVGMMPPNESGNVVKVAEALADGRLRISTDGQGQQSRFIGRSESLRQTVIKRGDDVRMDPSGRLALEHFAQTETQDYFVEEVPVTPWSSIGGQQEAIQLIRETIEHPMLYPELYAKFDKRPVKGILLYGPPGCGKTLIGKAIAYNLAKEYSERVGHDVKEYFMHISGPKILNMWLGETERMVREIFDTARQRAKDGRLVVIFMDEAESVLRTRSSGRWLNISNTVVPQFCAELDGLVSLDNVVLVLTSNRPDYIDPAILRPERIDRKVKIRRPDRDSAREILGIYLHENLPLDPEWVAENEGEPACARKALVEATIAELWRETSATEFLELGLKNGSKQTLYYHDLVSGALLKSVVDRAKDTAIRRAIENDGEGGVNMADLTEALRAEYSENEIFPKSDVMDDWLKLIDVEPEKVSVVKPVGRIDRTRDQKSII; translated from the coding sequence ATGTCGGAACATGGTGATCAGCTAGAGAAGATCGTGCAGAAGCTCGAAGAGCTAGCTGGCCAAGATACCAAGGCCCGCGCGTACCTGGACGCCCTCCAAGAGCAGCTCAAGGCACAAGCGCGCCGTGCCGAAGAGCGAGACGAGCTGCTCGCCAAGTACGAAGAGGCTTACCAGAAGTTGACCCAGCCGGCGAATAGGATCGGCATTTTCCTCCGCGAGCTAGAAGGCGAGAAGATCCTCATCTGCCAGGGAGACTCGGAGATGGTAGCGCTGTGCGACCCGGCGGTCGATCGAGCAACTCTCAGGGCTGGTACGCGCGTGCTTTTGAACGAGGCATACGCCGTTGTTGGGATGATGCCGCCGAATGAGTCCGGTAACGTCGTCAAGGTGGCGGAAGCCCTCGCGGACGGTCGGCTGAGAATCAGTACCGATGGCCAGGGCCAGCAATCGCGATTCATTGGGCGATCCGAGAGCCTGCGCCAGACCGTCATCAAGCGCGGCGACGATGTCCGGATGGACCCAAGCGGGCGGCTCGCGCTTGAGCACTTCGCTCAGACCGAGACGCAGGACTACTTTGTCGAAGAGGTGCCGGTAACACCGTGGTCTAGCATCGGCGGGCAGCAAGAGGCGATCCAGCTCATCCGTGAAACCATCGAGCATCCCATGCTCTATCCAGAGCTCTATGCGAAGTTCGACAAGCGTCCGGTGAAGGGGATACTCCTCTACGGTCCTCCCGGCTGCGGCAAGACGCTGATAGGGAAGGCGATCGCATACAACCTCGCCAAGGAGTACTCCGAGCGGGTCGGACACGACGTGAAGGAGTACTTCATGCACATCAGCGGCCCAAAGATTCTGAACATGTGGCTGGGAGAGACCGAGCGGATGGTTCGTGAGATCTTCGACACGGCGCGGCAACGCGCGAAGGACGGCCGTCTGGTGGTGATCTTCATGGATGAGGCCGAGTCGGTGTTGCGTACTCGGTCCAGTGGCCGCTGGCTCAACATCAGTAACACCGTGGTCCCGCAGTTTTGTGCAGAGCTTGACGGGCTGGTGAGCTTGGACAACGTCGTCTTGGTTCTGACCAGCAATCGTCCGGACTACATTGATCCTGCGATTCTGCGTCCAGAGCGGATCGACCGCAAGGTTAAGATTCGTCGGCCCGACCGGGACAGCGCTCGCGAGATCCTCGGTATCTACTTGCACGAGAACTTGCCGCTAGATCCGGAGTGGGTTGCGGAGAACGAGGGCGAGCCTGCCTGCGCGCGCAAAGCGCTTGTGGAAGCCACCATCGCGGAGTTGTGGCGAGAGACCTCCGCGACGGAATTCTTGGAGCTTGGGCTGAAGAACGGCTCGAAGCAGACTCTGTACTACCACGACTTGGTGAGTGGGGCTCTGCTGAAGTCGGTGGTTGACCGGGCCAAGGACACTGCCATTCGCCGGGCGATCGAGAACGACGGCGAAGGAGGCGTGAACATGGCGGACCTGACCGAGGCACTGCGCGCCGAATACTCCGAGAATGAAATCTTCCCCAAGAGCGACGTGATGGACGATTGGCTGAAGCTGATCGACGTCGAGCCGGAGAAAGTATCGGTGGTCAAGCCGGTGGGCAGGATCGACCGCACTCGGGATCAGAAGTCCATCATTTGA
- a CDS encoding diguanylate cyclase, which translates to MVPVWVNAGHRVDTARMLTQGHHLRALAVMEGRLVLGVVTTDQLSTAPADIVMDALMQPAKLVMEASTPIHKAAQQMHDADVDFAVVMDEDLFIGMVTSTMLLRHLLRPWDARTNLGSGERLREWGIEMLREGREISILFFDLNDFKHYNREYGHVFGDKVLRRVANLLRDCVDPKRDLLVRYGGDEFAIGSVRERSSAEELAHVIKERAENDLTDENGRPITFCIGVSGGRRSALRDGLHPDATYDDLVTAASKACMAAKEELKRRRRPAGVDEPYEDDPEVRR; encoded by the coding sequence TTGGTACCGGTGTGGGTAAACGCTGGACACCGGGTCGATACTGCAAGAATGCTCACGCAGGGGCACCATCTTCGCGCGCTCGCGGTGATGGAAGGCCGCTTGGTGCTGGGCGTGGTCACCACGGATCAACTCTCCACTGCCCCCGCCGACATCGTTATGGACGCGCTCATGCAGCCCGCCAAGCTCGTCATGGAGGCCAGCACGCCGATCCACAAAGCGGCCCAGCAGATGCATGATGCGGATGTCGATTTCGCAGTCGTCATGGACGAAGACCTCTTCATCGGCATGGTCACCTCGACCATGTTGCTGCGACACCTCCTGCGTCCGTGGGATGCACGGACGAACCTAGGCTCCGGCGAGCGGCTGCGCGAGTGGGGCATTGAGATGCTACGCGAGGGACGCGAGATCTCCATCCTTTTCTTCGACCTCAACGATTTTAAGCACTACAATCGCGAGTACGGCCACGTCTTCGGGGACAAGGTTCTCCGGCGGGTGGCGAACCTATTGCGCGATTGCGTGGACCCCAAGCGCGACCTATTGGTTCGGTACGGCGGAGACGAGTTTGCGATTGGTTCGGTCCGTGAACGCAGCTCGGCCGAAGAGCTTGCCCACGTGATCAAAGAGCGCGCGGAAAACGACTTGACAGACGAAAATGGTCGCCCGATCACTTTTTGCATCGGCGTGAGTGGCGGACGACGTTCTGCGCTCCGCGACGGCTTGCACCCTGACGCGACGTACGATGACCTCGTGACGGCGGCGAGCAAGGCTTGCATGGCCGCCAAAGAAGAACTCAAACGACGCCGTCGACCGGCGGGTGTAGACGAGCCATACGAAGACGACCCCGAAGTTCGTCGTTGA
- a CDS encoding DUF1573 domain-containing protein — MFGTVLFGIAILSAQTSLKVGPSVPPGAHAAFAATFLGVQRHLEAGDFDAASKLALKLPKKQFSMHWEDKDVRAQDQVEFRTARDAAISEWKRYVPGLEVIFLNQRADVAFSFQPTLPPNADSAGPAGAVFFDSDAPTDPRLEVVLALRRGGSQVPITKTEIRNEVTYSIGRYLGLERTYKTNSCMDRGEGLYAMEHKILNLNTSATTAIFKAVDDLQKSVRLRERLTPAVPTAVLEPRVVDLGYVKQGDRPTATLTVTNTGNADLNLTLVPDCGCFAIKNPQTIAAGSTGLVTVTMSTRDFIGPQDKAIYFYTSDPERSVIKVPFKVMIQPKYRLMRPESKRVFIAEENGLVVDYYLFVDDPKFEIKSATVAGVVGMADVEPWGGKLADPEMGEGSKVRAGYHIKVLLSPNIPTGRALVNLLVETNDPDWPTLIGPFEVQRGIAAFPSAAYLGDMVATGVSTTVTFNRPGKPFKITAVQTSHPFLKASFVKQRAGDEFFVTLRYVGGAPVGDFDGWVKIATNDPKQPQITVPVLGVVK; from the coding sequence ATGTTCGGCACGGTTCTGTTCGGAATTGCGATCCTTAGTGCGCAAACTTCACTCAAAGTAGGACCGTCGGTCCCGCCCGGTGCTCACGCAGCCTTTGCGGCGACGTTTCTGGGAGTACAGCGCCACCTGGAGGCAGGCGACTTCGACGCCGCGAGCAAGCTCGCTTTGAAACTCCCGAAGAAGCAGTTCTCGATGCACTGGGAGGACAAGGACGTTCGCGCTCAAGACCAAGTTGAGTTCCGCACTGCCCGTGATGCGGCGATCTCGGAGTGGAAACGTTACGTCCCCGGACTCGAAGTGATCTTCCTGAATCAACGTGCGGACGTGGCATTCTCGTTTCAACCGACACTGCCACCGAATGCGGATTCAGCAGGGCCCGCAGGCGCGGTGTTCTTCGATTCGGACGCACCGACCGATCCACGATTGGAGGTCGTCCTTGCGCTTCGTCGCGGCGGCAGTCAGGTACCGATCACGAAGACCGAAATCCGGAACGAGGTGACGTACTCAATCGGGCGGTACTTGGGGCTTGAGCGCACCTACAAGACGAATTCGTGCATGGACCGCGGCGAAGGGTTGTATGCCATGGAGCATAAGATTCTGAACCTGAACACGAGCGCGACGACCGCGATTTTCAAGGCGGTTGACGATCTACAGAAGTCAGTTCGACTGCGTGAGCGACTGACGCCAGCGGTTCCGACCGCTGTGCTTGAACCACGTGTGGTCGACCTTGGGTATGTCAAGCAAGGCGATCGTCCGACTGCAACGCTGACGGTCACCAACACGGGCAACGCCGATTTGAACCTGACGCTCGTCCCCGACTGCGGATGCTTCGCGATCAAGAACCCTCAGACGATCGCCGCGGGGAGTACCGGACTAGTCACCGTCACCATGAGCACGCGTGACTTTATCGGACCTCAGGACAAAGCGATTTACTTTTACACGAGCGACCCCGAGCGTAGCGTGATCAAGGTCCCGTTCAAGGTCATGATCCAACCCAAGTACCGGCTGATGCGGCCCGAGTCGAAGCGAGTGTTCATCGCTGAGGAGAACGGCTTGGTCGTGGACTACTATCTGTTCGTGGACGATCCGAAGTTCGAGATCAAGTCCGCCACCGTTGCGGGAGTCGTCGGCATGGCGGATGTCGAGCCTTGGGGAGGGAAACTGGCCGACCCCGAGATGGGTGAAGGCTCGAAAGTGCGCGCTGGCTACCACATCAAGGTACTCCTGAGCCCCAACATCCCGACTGGTCGCGCGCTGGTTAATCTTTTGGTTGAAACGAACGATCCGGATTGGCCGACGCTCATCGGCCCGTTCGAAGTGCAACGAGGCATCGCAGCGTTTCCGTCTGCGGCCTACCTAGGGGACATGGTGGCGACGGGAGTGAGCACGACGGTCACCTTCAATCGTCCGGGAAAGCCGTTCAAGATCACCGCCGTCCAGACGAGCCACCCGTTTTTGAAAGCATCGTTCGTGAAGCAGCGAGCAGGGGACGAGTTCTTCGTAACGCTACGGTACGTCGGCGGAGCCCCGGTGGGCGACTTTGACGGGTGGGTGAAGATCGCGACCAATGACCCCAAGCAGCCGCAGATCACGGTGCCCGTGCTCGGCGTGGTTAAGTGA
- a CDS encoding peptidoglycan DD-metalloendopeptidase family protein, producing MRRTLLLTLVIAVGLFGTPLPGSSQSKTKKQGKSVKELRTNLKSVQAKKSSLATEIRKVKRSAAAVTADIRATDVQLTQVEDSLDRTESRLRAGKQEQAQIGVELKLAESDLADKRKAAAARIRAMFMQGEESGVLALLASRDLGELAARRTVMELVAAADRKLFDALVHVRDKVEERRKRQEALVAELKGLYGQQAASRASIASKKATKRALLEEIQGTQEELEAAYNKLDRESDAIAAQIRAYQRATGGTPFTGRFRRPSSGPITSGYGSRFHPILKKRRMHTGIDFGAPSGSPIWAAASGVVISAGYRGGYGNAVIIDHGGGISTLYGHCSRVFVSAGQRVSSGQKIAAVGSTGLSTGPHLHFEVRVNGSPVNPMGRL from the coding sequence ATGAGAAGAACGCTCCTGCTCACTCTGGTGATTGCCGTCGGGCTCTTCGGCACCCCGCTTCCCGGTTCGTCGCAGAGCAAGACTAAGAAGCAGGGCAAATCGGTCAAAGAACTCCGAACGAACCTCAAGAGCGTTCAGGCCAAAAAGTCGAGCCTTGCCACCGAGATCCGAAAGGTGAAGCGGTCAGCTGCGGCGGTGACCGCCGACATCCGCGCGACGGACGTGCAACTTACCCAAGTCGAGGACTCGCTCGACCGAACGGAATCGCGTTTGAGAGCGGGCAAGCAGGAGCAGGCTCAGATTGGCGTCGAACTCAAGCTCGCAGAATCCGATCTCGCGGACAAACGCAAGGCCGCTGCTGCACGGATCCGCGCCATGTTCATGCAGGGAGAAGAGTCGGGAGTCCTGGCGCTGCTAGCCTCCCGCGATCTCGGTGAGCTTGCCGCGAGACGCACCGTAATGGAACTCGTCGCTGCCGCGGACCGAAAACTGTTTGATGCCCTCGTGCATGTTCGCGACAAGGTCGAGGAGCGCCGAAAACGTCAAGAGGCGTTGGTTGCCGAGCTCAAAGGGCTCTACGGGCAGCAAGCCGCATCCCGAGCCTCGATTGCGTCCAAGAAAGCCACGAAGCGCGCGCTGCTCGAAGAGATCCAAGGGACTCAGGAAGAACTGGAAGCCGCCTACAACAAGCTCGACCGGGAGAGCGACGCCATTGCCGCGCAGATCCGCGCTTACCAGCGAGCGACCGGTGGTACCCCGTTCACGGGTCGGTTCCGCCGACCGTCCAGTGGCCCCATCACCAGCGGTTACGGCTCACGTTTCCATCCGATCCTCAAGAAGCGCCGCATGCATACCGGCATCGATTTCGGAGCTCCCAGCGGCTCTCCGATCTGGGCCGCCGCCAGCGGGGTTGTGATCTCCGCGGGATACCGAGGCGGGTACGGAAATGCGGTGATCATCGACCACGGCGGAGGGATTTCCACCCTGTATGGCCACTGTTCGCGCGTCTTCGTCTCCGCTGGACAGCGGGTGAGCTCGGGCCAGAAGATCGCTGCCGTCGGGTCTACCGGACTGTCCACCGGCCCTCACCTCCACTTCGAAGTGCGCGTAAACGGCTCACCCGTGAACCCGATGGGGCGGCTCTGA
- a CDS encoding GNAT family N-acetyltransferase, with protein sequence MIEIRTIQKSEAPDFLRLLCEVFSLDFQRASSVFFAEPLYDLNRKWAAFEDGVMQSILTTTALEFGWGAAIGIAGVATRPERAGQGIGTQLLERVLQASEDRGEGPALLFAHRESLYTRVGFETLDRVLRGSVAAEPEMTELGEMSTIEIHERYREWAEGSPNRMRRNDARWRFWSWGLRVCDRVGNGYLCLEGTTVREAVGQMPTDVWPVPKGTEWIGLSSLTEKIGVPLLASNADLYFMGRGFTEVPEMFLTDQF encoded by the coding sequence ATGATCGAGATTCGGACCATCCAAAAATCCGAGGCACCCGACTTCTTGCGCCTTTTGTGCGAGGTGTTTTCGCTTGACTTCCAGCGCGCCAGTTCGGTGTTCTTCGCCGAACCGCTTTACGATCTGAACCGCAAATGGGCGGCGTTTGAGGATGGCGTGATGCAGAGCATCCTTACGACGACTGCGCTGGAGTTTGGTTGGGGCGCAGCGATTGGAATTGCGGGCGTCGCAACCCGCCCTGAGCGCGCGGGCCAGGGGATCGGGACCCAGTTGCTGGAGCGTGTGCTCCAAGCGTCCGAAGACCGCGGCGAAGGGCCAGCGCTGCTCTTTGCCCACCGAGAGTCTCTCTACACCCGGGTCGGATTCGAGACGCTGGATAGGGTCTTGCGCGGCTCCGTCGCGGCGGAACCGGAAATGACCGAACTCGGCGAGATGTCCACGATTGAGATTCACGAACGCTATAGAGAGTGGGCGGAGGGCTCGCCGAATCGCATGCGCCGTAACGATGCCCGGTGGCGCTTCTGGAGTTGGGGATTGCGGGTGTGTGACCGCGTGGGCAACGGCTACCTGTGCCTCGAAGGCACGACCGTTCGTGAAGCGGTTGGGCAGATGCCCACCGATGTTTGGCCCGTGCCCAAGGGGACAGAGTGGATTGGGCTGAGCAGCTTGACAGAGAAGATCGGCGTCCCGCTGCTCGCGTCGAACGCCGATCTCTACTTCATGGGTCGCGGATTCACCGAAGTTCCGGAGATGTTCCTGACCGACCAGTTCTAG
- a CDS encoding TIGR00159 family protein has protein sequence MNEIISRLQQLMRPSVDNLIHLVDIFVVGLLIYFMLQLVRSTRAWRIFVGITIFVVVLFLSEFLQLRTLHWLLEKATLLGPVALVILFLPELRQALEGFAKFGLITDGTLARSDLTTAVAEEVVSAAAEMSSLRVGALIVFERGNKLDDIVGTGVPIGGNVTSALLNAIFYGANPLHDGAVVIRGNRVMAAACRLPLSESRVVEKEYHMRHRAAIGLSEQCDAFVVVVSEERGSISIAENGRLEKLADHLALRTRLHQLLKLATSSPRHAEPQTEPLVEAVDRDEELAP, from the coding sequence GTGAACGAGATCATTAGCCGATTGCAGCAGTTGATGCGACCGAGCGTGGACAACCTGATCCACCTCGTCGATATCTTCGTTGTCGGGCTCCTGATCTACTTCATGCTCCAGCTCGTCCGATCGACGCGCGCATGGCGGATTTTCGTCGGGATCACCATCTTCGTTGTCGTCCTTTTCCTCAGCGAGTTCCTGCAACTGCGGACGCTGCATTGGCTGCTGGAGAAGGCGACGTTGCTCGGGCCCGTGGCGCTCGTCATCTTGTTCCTGCCCGAGCTGCGTCAGGCGCTCGAAGGGTTCGCCAAGTTCGGCTTGATCACGGACGGTACGCTCGCCCGGTCTGACCTGACCACCGCAGTCGCCGAGGAAGTCGTCTCGGCTGCGGCTGAGATGTCGAGCCTGCGCGTCGGGGCGCTCATCGTCTTCGAGCGTGGCAACAAGCTTGACGACATCGTGGGAACGGGGGTGCCGATCGGTGGCAACGTCACCTCAGCGCTCCTCAACGCGATCTTCTACGGCGCAAACCCGCTCCACGACGGAGCCGTGGTCATCCGGGGCAATCGTGTCATGGCTGCTGCATGCCGACTCCCGCTGAGCGAGTCGCGGGTCGTCGAGAAGGAATATCACATGCGGCACCGCGCGGCGATTGGGCTCAGCGAGCAATGTGACGCGTTCGTCGTAGTCGTCAGTGAAGAACGGGGCTCGATCAGCATTGCTGAGAATGGTCGTCTCGAGAAGCTGGCGGACCACCTCGCGCTCCGGACGCGCCTTCACCAACTGTTGAAGCTGGCGACGTCGAGCCCACGTCACGCCGAGCCGCAGACCGAACCGTTGGTTGAGGCAGTTGACCGAGACGAGGAGCTTGCGCCGTGA
- a CDS encoding SEC-C domain-containing protein: protein MLQTLLRKFFDTSDKDVKMILPTIERINDLEESIVTMSEDELKGKPALWRSRLAEGSTIDQLLPEVFAVVREVSKRLLKMRQFDVQLIGGVVLHQGRIAEMKTGEGKTLVAVCPMVLNALTGRGAHLVTVNDYLARRDAVWMGPVYHFLGLSIGVIQGQSVDNDELGGSYIYDPGFEHEDPRYASLRPATRREAYLCDIVYGTNHEFGFDYLRDNMAFEKEQLVMSELHFAIVDEVDSILIDEARTPHIISGPSADDVSHYRIVDAVVRRMEPETHYTSDKKNHSASLTEEGMDFAEEQLGIPNIALDPKVFHHLNASVKAYALFDKDVDYVVRQGEVVIVDENTGRMMFGRRFSDGLHQALEAKEGVQVQRESQTVAVITFQNLFRLYEKLAGMTGTAKTEEDEFRKIYGLDVVSIPTNRPMTRVDQDDIVYKTAEGKWRGIARELLRAHSHLQPVLVGTRSIEMSEVVSERLSSEALQKLILMDRLYDARENRKDLTKETRRSINSVMDLSLIDTKLETLKTLAQEIGIARDPLAAEHRDWFFAKNGISADCAETFEDCLQHGIPHNVLNAKYHEREALIISEAGRKGAVTIATNMAGRGVDILLGGRIADQIIQQARDADDEAGVDAFKHEYEETMAGFRRGGKQRAAPPLPVDDAERRGLAEEVRALGGLYILGTERHESRRIDNQLRGRAGRQGDPGESRFFVSLEDTLWKIFNAKMLENPMLKTWPSMEEVKAGFLSKMILKTQERIENHFFEARKNVLEYDDVLNSQREHVYGMRREVLLGKDVTDDILKGIDEVIEDEVSQSWVLDDDGHQVLDIDGLYDRINTIFPLVDYATLEEVRTVEGPALVGFLQEKAHEAYQTKRSAVGDEMMEMLEQKVMLQSVNDNWMEHLQIIDYIREGISLRAYGQVDPLIAYKRETYDLFQATERKTRDQMVRLVFRANIQVQSPEESYESEAAPAMAATAEPTGTPGTWPDNIDPKFIGRNDPCPCGSGLKFKNCHYGKFRETGTI from the coding sequence ATGTTACAGACCTTACTCCGAAAGTTTTTTGACACCAGCGACAAGGACGTCAAGATGATCCTTCCTACGATCGAGCGAATCAACGATCTGGAAGAATCGATCGTTACGATGAGCGAAGATGAACTCAAAGGCAAGCCCGCGCTTTGGCGCAGCCGCCTCGCCGAAGGTTCGACGATCGACCAACTCCTGCCCGAAGTTTTCGCGGTCGTGCGCGAAGTCAGCAAGCGCCTGCTGAAAATGCGCCAGTTCGACGTCCAGCTGATCGGCGGCGTCGTCCTGCACCAGGGCCGCATCGCCGAGATGAAGACCGGTGAAGGTAAGACCTTGGTCGCCGTCTGCCCGATGGTCCTGAACGCTCTTACCGGCCGCGGCGCACACCTCGTCACCGTCAACGACTACCTGGCTCGACGCGACGCGGTTTGGATGGGTCCGGTCTATCACTTCCTCGGGCTGAGCATCGGCGTCATCCAGGGCCAGTCGGTAGATAACGATGAGCTCGGCGGTTCGTACATCTATGACCCCGGCTTCGAGCACGAAGATCCACGCTATGCCAGTCTGCGACCCGCGACGCGACGCGAAGCGTATCTCTGCGACATCGTCTACGGCACGAACCACGAGTTCGGGTTCGACTACCTCCGCGACAACATGGCGTTCGAGAAGGAGCAGCTTGTGATGAGCGAACTCCACTTCGCCATCGTTGACGAAGTTGACTCGATCCTCATCGATGAAGCGCGCACCCCGCACATCATCTCCGGCCCCTCGGCCGACGATGTCTCGCACTACCGCATCGTCGACGCAGTCGTGCGCCGCATGGAGCCCGAGACCCACTACACCTCGGACAAGAAGAACCATTCGGCGAGCTTGACTGAAGAGGGGATGGACTTCGCCGAAGAGCAGTTGGGTATCCCCAACATCGCGCTCGACCCCAAGGTCTTCCACCACTTGAATGCGTCGGTCAAGGCGTATGCCCTTTTTGATAAGGACGTGGACTACGTCGTCCGCCAGGGCGAGGTCGTCATCGTCGACGAGAACACAGGCCGCATGATGTTCGGCCGCCGATTCTCGGATGGCTTGCACCAGGCGCTTGAAGCCAAAGAAGGGGTCCAAGTCCAACGCGAGAGCCAAACGGTCGCCGTCATCACGTTCCAGAATCTGTTCCGCTTGTACGAGAAGCTCGCCGGCATGACCGGCACGGCCAAGACCGAAGAGGACGAGTTCCGCAAGATCTACGGTCTGGACGTGGTGAGCATCCCCACGAACCGCCCGATGACGCGTGTGGACCAGGACGACATCGTTTACAAAACGGCCGAGGGCAAGTGGCGCGGCATCGCCCGCGAACTCCTCCGCGCGCATTCGCACCTGCAGCCGGTCCTCGTCGGTACGCGCTCCATCGAGATGTCCGAAGTCGTTTCGGAGCGGCTCAGCTCGGAAGCACTGCAAAAGCTCATACTCATGGACCGCCTCTACGATGCCCGCGAGAACCGAAAGGACCTCACGAAGGAAACGCGTCGCAGTATCAACTCGGTGATGGACCTCTCGCTCATCGACACCAAGCTGGAAACGCTGAAGACCTTGGCCCAAGAGATCGGCATCGCCCGGGATCCGCTCGCCGCCGAGCACCGCGACTGGTTCTTCGCCAAGAACGGGATCAGCGCCGATTGCGCGGAGACGTTCGAGGATTGCTTGCAGCACGGCATCCCACACAACGTCCTCAACGCGAAATACCACGAGCGAGAGGCGCTCATCATCAGCGAAGCCGGTCGCAAGGGCGCGGTGACCATCGCGACCAACATGGCTGGACGCGGTGTGGACATTCTGCTCGGCGGACGCATCGCCGACCAGATCATCCAGCAGGCACGCGACGCCGACGATGAGGCCGGTGTCGACGCCTTCAAGCATGAGTACGAAGAGACCATGGCCGGGTTCCGCCGCGGTGGCAAGCAACGCGCTGCTCCCCCGCTGCCCGTCGACGACGCCGAGCGCCGCGGGCTCGCGGAAGAGGTTCGCGCGCTTGGAGGACTGTACATTCTCGGTACCGAACGCCACGAGAGTCGCCGCATCGACAACCAGTTGCGAGGCCGCGCGGGGCGCCAAGGCGACCCTGGCGAGTCGCGGTTCTTTGTGAGCCTGGAGGACACGCTCTGGAAGATCTTCAACGCGAAGATGCTCGAGAACCCAATGCTGAAGACCTGGCCCTCGATGGAAGAAGTCAAGGCTGGATTCCTCAGCAAGATGATCCTCAAAACGCAGGAGCGGATTGAGAATCACTTCTTCGAGGCGCGTAAAAACGTTCTTGAGTACGACGACGTTTTGAACTCGCAGCGCGAGCACGTTTACGGCATGCGCCGCGAAGTCCTGCTGGGCAAGGACGTGACCGACGACATCCTGAAGGGTATCGACGAGGTCATCGAAGACGAAGTAAGCCAGTCGTGGGTCCTTGACGACGATGGGCATCAGGTTCTCGACATCGACGGACTCTACGATCGCATCAACACGATCTTCCCGCTCGTCGACTACGCCACACTCGAAGAGGTACGCACCGTGGAGGGACCGGCCCTGGTCGGGTTCCTACAGGAGAAGGCGCACGAGGCCTACCAAACCAAGCGCTCCGCCGTCGGCGACGAAATGATGGAGATGCTCGAACAGAAGGTCATGCTCCAGTCAGTCAACGACAACTGGATGGAGCACCTGCAGATCATCGACTACATCCGTGAAGGCATCAGCCTGCGCGCTTATGGTCAGGTTGACCCTTTGATCGCTTACAAGCGAGAAACGTACGACCTCTTCCAGGCGACTGAACGCAAGACCCGCGACCAGATGGTCAGACTCGTCTTCCGCGCGAATATCCAGGTCCAGTCTCCCGAGGAGAGCTACGAGTCGGAGGCTGCGCCTGCCATGGCCGCGACTGCCGAACCCACTGGCACACCGGGCACTTGGCCGGACAACATCGATCCGAAGTTCATCGGTCGAAACGACCCCTGTCCCTGTGGCAGCGGCTTGAAATTCAAGAACTGTCACTACGGCAAGTTCCGCGAAACTGGCACGATCTAA
- a CDS encoding ABC transporter permease, giving the protein MFDRFEFLFSEAIHALTRKRWMSFASITTVTMALFLLGGLIYTVLSLQSSAAKLTERFEMRVFMQMENPEADTKRAQAVIATMPEVRGVAIKPRAQAWEEYKKKFPRIVEDLSNPLPDMLYVSLRDMRTAPEVSKRIQRLPGVMPNGVRYMDDARQFVSDGMRVLRWIGIALGVVMLITSGILIYNTIRMTVVARRREIRIMELVGASKSTIVTPMLIEGTIQGAIGGSMAGLLLYLSWFGFMRLSNDLTSQVNQSSFPVIPATLILCVLGATYGFLCSLFAMRDPKRIR; this is encoded by the coding sequence GTGTTTGATCGATTTGAGTTCCTGTTCTCCGAAGCGATCCACGCGCTGACTCGCAAGCGTTGGATGTCGTTCGCCTCGATCACTACAGTCACGATGGCGCTCTTCCTGCTCGGCGGGTTGATCTACACCGTTCTGTCGCTCCAATCCAGCGCGGCCAAGCTCACCGAGCGGTTCGAAATGCGGGTCTTCATGCAGATGGAGAACCCCGAAGCCGACACCAAACGGGCCCAGGCCGTCATCGCCACGATGCCCGAGGTGCGTGGCGTCGCGATCAAGCCGCGCGCCCAAGCTTGGGAGGAATACAAGAAGAAGTTCCCCCGCATCGTCGAAGATCTTTCCAATCCGCTTCCCGACATGCTCTACGTTTCGCTACGCGACATGCGGACCGCGCCGGAAGTCTCGAAGCGCATCCAGCGGCTGCCTGGCGTCATGCCGAACGGCGTGCGCTACATGGATGACGCGCGGCAGTTCGTGAGTGACGGAATGCGCGTGCTACGTTGGATCGGAATCGCGCTCGGTGTCGTCATGCTCATCACCAGCGGTATTCTCATCTACAACACGATCCGGATGACGGTCGTGGCGCGGCGACGCGAGATCCGTATTATGGAACTGGTCGGAGCAAGCAAGAGCACCATTGTCACCCCAATGCTCATCGAGGGGACGATCCAGGGCGCAATCGGCGGTTCAATGGCTGGCCTCCTGCTGTACCTGTCTTGGTTTGGATTTATGCGGCTCAGCAACGACCTCACCTCGCAGGTCAACCAATCGTCCTTCCCCGTGATACCGGCGACCCTGATCCTGTGCGTGCTCGGTGCAACCTACGGCTTCCTATGCTCACTCTTCGCCATGCGCGACCCCAAGAGGATCCGATGA